The Coregonus clupeaformis isolate EN_2021a chromosome 20, ASM2061545v1, whole genome shotgun sequence genome contains a region encoding:
- the prrg1 gene encoding transmembrane gamma-carboxyglutamic acid protein 1 isoform X1, whose translation MSSVFLPSDLANSVLSRQRRDNSYLLEEIRQGNIQRECREEICTYEEAREAFENDEKTLSDWLQQRFWEEYVRESSPSGGLQSVVGGVHSLYLILPLLLVLLLIAAVAITVWRCHSRKRSERSPALGGSNRDPTLSVVSMDQWGRDFHDHSELSVHSSPAYPGLEVTSARGSRGEPPPSYEEAVGHTDVHIETEPPPQYEDIIGHGK comes from the exons ATGTCGAGTG TGTTCCTGCCGTCGGACCTGGCCAACTCAGTGTTGAGCCGGCAGCGCAGGGACAACAGCTACCTGCTAGAGGAGATCAGGCAGGGCAACATCCAGAGAGAGTGCAGGGAGGAGATCTGCACCTACGAGGAGGCCAGGGAGGCCTTTGAGAATGACGAGAAAACT CTCTCTGATTGGCTGCAGCAACGGTTCTGGGAGGAGTATGTACGGGAGAGCAGCCCAAGTGGCGGGCTGCAGTCTGTGGTGGGCGGAGTCCACTCCCTCTACCTGATCCTCCCCTTGCTCCTGGTGCTCCTCCTCATCGCAGCAGTGGCCATCACCGTGTGGCGGTGCCACTCCCGCAAGCGCTCAGAGCGCAGCCCCGCCCTGGGGGGCTCCAACCGGGACCCCACCCTATCGGTGGTCTCCATGGACCAGTGGGGACGGGACTTCCACGATCACTCCGAGCTCAGCGTCCACAGCAGCCCCGCCTACCCGGGCTTGGAGGTCACGTCGGCGAGGGGAAGCAGGGGAGAGCCACCGCCATCTTACGAGGAGGCGGTCGGCCACACAGATGTGCACATAGAGACAGAGCCGCCGCCTCAGTATGAGGACATCATTGGCCATGGGAAGTGA
- the prrg1 gene encoding transmembrane gamma-carboxyglutamic acid protein 1 isoform X2 has protein sequence MSSVFLPSDLANSVLSRQRRDNSYLLEEIRQGNIQRECREEICTYEEAREAFENDEKTQRFWEEYVRESSPSGGLQSVVGGVHSLYLILPLLLVLLLIAAVAITVWRCHSRKRSERSPALGGSNRDPTLSVVSMDQWGRDFHDHSELSVHSSPAYPGLEVTSARGSRGEPPPSYEEAVGHTDVHIETEPPPQYEDIIGHGK, from the exons ATGTCGAGTG TGTTCCTGCCGTCGGACCTGGCCAACTCAGTGTTGAGCCGGCAGCGCAGGGACAACAGCTACCTGCTAGAGGAGATCAGGCAGGGCAACATCCAGAGAGAGTGCAGGGAGGAGATCTGCACCTACGAGGAGGCCAGGGAGGCCTTTGAGAATGACGAGAAAACT CAACGGTTCTGGGAGGAGTATGTACGGGAGAGCAGCCCAAGTGGCGGGCTGCAGTCTGTGGTGGGCGGAGTCCACTCCCTCTACCTGATCCTCCCCTTGCTCCTGGTGCTCCTCCTCATCGCAGCAGTGGCCATCACCGTGTGGCGGTGCCACTCCCGCAAGCGCTCAGAGCGCAGCCCCGCCCTGGGGGGCTCCAACCGGGACCCCACCCTATCGGTGGTCTCCATGGACCAGTGGGGACGGGACTTCCACGATCACTCCGAGCTCAGCGTCCACAGCAGCCCCGCCTACCCGGGCTTGGAGGTCACGTCGGCGAGGGGAAGCAGGGGAGAGCCACCGCCATCTTACGAGGAGGCGGTCGGCCACACAGATGTGCACATAGAGACAGAGCCGCCGCCTCAGTATGAGGACATCATTGGCCATGGGAAGTGA